A window of Chitinophagales bacterium contains these coding sequences:
- a CDS encoding histidine kinase — translation MRKALLFGALSLLPLLAITQTGGGNPIVDSILSAKKKAADYFTRGDFAKAQEYSFILLQWAEKGNDPYEEANACTMIAHLLNNANQAVKGIEYTRRAVRLLPRITEPAKQVDLFAKLSKRYLWHYQDTHTQGSLDSSGLFSQLTIAISNQEGFTSLLALAYNNLQGVEWEKGNLDKALAYLDSGKAYLDPAQTADMRVYFFDKADILLEQKKISAARREIDSAIRYALVNGNQALLSETYSLAATIAKEQEDYQSAYEYHKKATTLNDSIQNAEKIRIITELEKKYDQSQNENRIKDLDKKRQLYLLLAIAGLLAATAIAFYLRQQSLKHKKDILETEQRLNRARMNPHFFFNALSAMQKFAVQEKDGQALATNLSRFSKIMRETLESTYKEYVTIEQEFDFLQEYLEVQTMRFPGKFTYALEADPDLAIDDLLIPSMILQPFVENSIEHGFSGIGYKGVLTIHFGMDKKELIISIVDNGKGIGSEPRETNDHISRASQIIRDRIYLLNIKLKSRAGFRIDNNPGGQGVMVTIHLPILYKNNV, via the coding sequence ATGCGAAAAGCCTTGCTTTTTGGGGCCCTTTCTCTTCTTCCTCTCCTGGCCATCACCCAGACGGGAGGCGGGAACCCAATCGTTGACAGCATCCTCTCCGCCAAAAAAAAGGCCGCAGACTACTTTACCCGGGGTGATTTTGCCAAAGCACAGGAATACAGTTTTATCCTGCTTCAATGGGCCGAAAAAGGCAATGACCCCTACGAAGAAGCAAATGCCTGCACCATGATCGCCCACCTGCTCAACAATGCCAATCAGGCGGTAAAGGGCATAGAGTATACCCGTCGGGCGGTAAGACTATTACCCCGCATCACCGAACCAGCAAAACAGGTGGATCTATTCGCCAAATTATCCAAACGATACCTCTGGCATTACCAGGATACCCATACGCAGGGGAGCCTGGATTCTTCCGGTTTGTTCAGTCAATTAACGATCGCAATTTCTAATCAGGAAGGATTTACCAGCTTATTGGCATTGGCCTATAACAACCTTCAGGGAGTAGAATGGGAAAAGGGAAACCTGGATAAAGCACTTGCTTACCTTGATTCCGGTAAGGCCTATCTCGATCCGGCCCAAACCGCAGACATGCGGGTATATTTTTTCGATAAGGCTGATATTTTGCTGGAACAAAAGAAAATTTCCGCAGCCCGCAGGGAAATTGATTCCGCGATCAGGTATGCACTGGTTAATGGGAACCAGGCACTATTGTCCGAAACCTATTCCTTAGCTGCCACCATCGCCAAAGAACAGGAAGATTATCAGTCGGCCTATGAATATCACAAAAAGGCTACCACCCTGAATGACTCTATACAAAATGCCGAAAAGATCCGTATCATAACAGAGCTGGAAAAAAAATATGATCAATCGCAAAACGAGAACAGGATCAAGGACCTGGACAAAAAACGACAGCTCTACCTGCTTTTGGCAATAGCAGGGCTATTGGCTGCAACTGCAATTGCGTTTTACCTGAGACAACAATCCCTGAAACATAAAAAAGATATCCTTGAAACCGAACAACGCCTGAACCGGGCACGGATGAATCCACATTTCTTTTTCAATGCCCTGAGTGCAATGCAGAAATTCGCGGTACAGGAAAAGGATGGGCAGGCACTTGCGACCAATCTCTCCCGCTTTAGCAAGATCATGCGTGAAACCTTGGAGAGTACCTATAAAGAATATGTTACGATCGAACAGGAGTTTGATTTTCTGCAGGAATACCTCGAAGTACAGACCATGCGCTTCCCAGGCAAGTTCACCTATGCCTTGGAGGCCGACCCTGATCTGGCCATCGATGACCTGTTGATACCATCCATGATCCTCCAACCTTTTGTAGAAAACAGTATTGAGCATGGATTTTCAGGGATCGGATATAAAGGTGTTCTCACCATTCATTTTGGTATGGATAAAAAGGAATTGATCATTTCGATTGTCGACAATGGTAAAGGCATAGGATCCGAACCCAGGGAAACCAATGATCATATCAGCCGGGCCAGCCAGATCATTCGCGACCGGATCTATCTATTAAATATCAAACTGAAATCCCGGGCCGGGTTCCGCATCGACAATAATCCAGGTGGTCAGGGGGTGATGGTCACTATACATTTACCTATATTGTACAAGAATAACGTCTGA
- a CDS encoding DUF2380 domain-containing protein, with translation MKGKLLSLFLFFILGMSYSSSSQQAYIYGPTNVNPGDQSYYTAMFDFGPHTYSYITWNVQGGTIVAKNENPTWGMIYCIVQWDYPGIGYLSIYEDMYGQYGELAVEVGGAPVSPGYISANTYFFNYLNPTPTITQTPATDGNCGGVYDYFWEHSPDGVNWSNVGYGESYPTSAPAFTEKTLVRRGVYCGMSVAYTNVLEFNYQSLSWENRNFIKTNDIWYPGKLTFNQADNLPIGQKQQSTIFFDGISRPEQQVMTGISPSNKDLVVPIEYDALGRDVKKHLAYQAASSDGKFKPNAIADQQLFMATKYPGENSFFAETRLEASPLNRSIKSLAPGLNWGGSDVGIQTGYDLNGTADAVRIWRIDNFSNTALPISNAGDVYPANTLYKIITTDERGKLIIEYKDKEGEIILRKQQLAESGPGLSEDHLGWLCTYYVYNDFGQLRYMIQPKAVESMRQSGSWVLSQAMADGLCFKYVYDSRGRLIEKKDPDAAVEYMVYDSRDRLVFSQHGNQRDGSTNSFGFNEWSFFLYDVQNRQVASGVMLDDMDEYTRGNLQYLIDLPSMQMGAKTVTIQTDISETLEVFNPAPIVSCAGCILIEHYQVKINAVKYYDVNTAAAYTNVSLPYASNFENIDPASPSQRVRGIQTKTKVRVLDGTNKFINTVTVLDEKGRVLQTLSANTLGASTSVTNQYDFAGKVRGTVYKESRQILVTPTPIPVYATKAYTVVSKYEFDHAARPKRTIKNVINEETPNQSLPPVVITTGERVISEHTYDDLGQLLSKTLAPGYAGPNGPFLEKLDYEYNIRGWMTGINKEYAIDPNRTDRFFGMELGYDKPGNSGFGNLLRNGNVAGMAWKTAGDNILRKFDYLYDNANRITQANFGQKNTGTSAWTKDLFDFSMNLVQYDYNGNITRLEQNGVNFNGIVAMDRMSYGYDANSNRLKWVTEDAPGVDHKLGDFTDKNQGAGVIDYTYDFNGNLTGDLNKGIQTVTYNYLNLPEIITVPEKGSIRYIYDANGSRLQKIVTDITLATGPVTNTTTYSGPLTYTPGNDVYVSIEDGRIRYVKSLATQLPVAFTIDYFIKDHLGNVRMVLTEEEQVDTYPVATMETATTALEDKYYRISNRTDKPIELQGNTQYDQRYGQKMSKLSTQGTDNRVGPSILLKVMAGDLVQAKTDYYYRDNGTQVNSTSVLTDLVNNLINHLNAGNAGVTAKAQSGIIGSAVQGNPVTGSLVTQQNSDYVSTRPKAFINYIVFDEGFNPISKGVKQVQANGPLQAPLVLNDVNITKNGWIYVFVNNESQQPVYFDNFQIVHNRGHILEENHYSPFGLTLKAISPRALSVNPVNFHKFSDKEFQSEEFSDGTSLDEYDFGARQYNPQIGRWNSIDPKADEFPNSSPYAYAANNPTLLVDKDGKFVHLILKYGINVGINIGIQMITAYMFDPNVKSWGDAWDKASVWDALWESASDMIGNRALRMAGDGIMGMFHYMDDVGFRNITGTGLMKAGFMGILEPLVYKYIGKYGAVAVEKGLKKMGIDQNSINRLLGRKAPQPKPKIDMKAGKTFSMSKADKNKYSPNSYRDNLKTLTGVDPGSKVEAHHIFPKADEFKNFFDRVGIDVNDPIHMQWWDRAGHNPNAQKYNAEWRAFMRLNPNADKNAVLQFGRDIMSKYGLNVFF, from the coding sequence ATGAAAGGCAAACTATTATCCCTTTTCCTGTTTTTTATTCTGGGAATGAGTTATTCTTCCTCTTCTCAGCAAGCCTACATTTATGGCCCTACAAACGTCAACCCGGGTGACCAGAGTTACTATACAGCGATGTTTGATTTTGGCCCTCATACGTATTCCTATATCACCTGGAATGTTCAAGGTGGAACCATTGTGGCCAAGAATGAGAACCCCACCTGGGGTATGATTTACTGTATCGTACAATGGGATTATCCGGGTATCGGATACCTTTCAATTTACGAAGACATGTATGGCCAGTATGGAGAATTGGCGGTGGAGGTGGGAGGTGCTCCTGTTTCTCCAGGGTACATCAGTGCCAATACTTATTTCTTTAATTATCTAAACCCAACGCCAACTATAACCCAAACGCCCGCTACGGATGGAAACTGTGGCGGAGTCTACGACTATTTTTGGGAGCATTCGCCTGATGGAGTCAATTGGAGCAATGTTGGATACGGGGAGAGCTACCCAACATCGGCGCCGGCATTTACAGAGAAAACCTTAGTTCGCCGCGGAGTGTATTGTGGCATGTCCGTGGCCTACACCAATGTACTGGAATTTAACTATCAATCACTTTCCTGGGAGAACCGGAATTTTATTAAAACAAATGACATCTGGTATCCTGGAAAACTGACCTTTAATCAGGCTGATAACCTTCCTATCGGGCAGAAGCAACAATCCACTATATTTTTCGACGGTATCAGCCGACCGGAACAGCAGGTGATGACGGGTATTTCGCCGTCTAATAAAGATTTAGTTGTTCCTATAGAGTATGATGCTCTTGGACGAGATGTAAAAAAGCATCTGGCCTACCAGGCAGCTTCTTCAGACGGAAAATTTAAACCCAATGCCATTGCGGATCAGCAGCTTTTTATGGCGACTAAGTATCCTGGGGAGAACAGCTTTTTTGCCGAGACCCGATTAGAAGCAAGCCCCTTGAACAGGTCGATCAAGAGTCTGGCACCGGGATTGAACTGGGGAGGAAGTGATGTAGGTATTCAAACCGGATACGATTTGAATGGTACGGCAGATGCGGTACGTATTTGGCGAATTGATAATTTTTCTAACACCGCCTTACCCATCTCAAATGCCGGAGATGTTTATCCGGCCAATACGCTTTACAAAATTATTACTACGGATGAGAGAGGTAAGTTGATTATTGAATACAAGGATAAGGAGGGAGAGATCATTCTTCGGAAACAACAGTTGGCGGAATCAGGCCCCGGACTTTCAGAGGATCATCTCGGCTGGTTATGTACTTATTATGTCTATAATGATTTTGGACAGCTACGGTACATGATTCAACCAAAGGCCGTGGAGAGCATGCGCCAATCCGGAAGCTGGGTATTATCCCAGGCAATGGCGGACGGACTTTGCTTTAAGTATGTTTATGATAGCCGAGGCCGTCTGATTGAGAAGAAAGACCCGGATGCAGCTGTGGAGTATATGGTGTATGATAGTCGTGATCGCCTGGTGTTTTCTCAACATGGTAATCAACGGGACGGGAGTACTAATTCATTTGGTTTTAATGAATGGAGTTTCTTCTTGTACGATGTACAGAACAGGCAGGTGGCTTCGGGAGTCATGTTGGATGATATGGATGAGTATACCCGCGGTAATTTGCAGTACCTGATAGATCTGCCTAGTATGCAAATGGGGGCTAAAACAGTCACCATTCAAACAGATATATCGGAAACATTAGAGGTTTTTAACCCGGCTCCAATCGTCAGTTGTGCGGGTTGTATTTTAATTGAGCATTATCAGGTCAAGATTAATGCTGTCAAGTATTACGACGTCAATACAGCGGCGGCTTATACGAATGTTAGTCTGCCCTATGCTTCGAATTTTGAGAATATTGATCCAGCCTCCCCCAGCCAACGAGTTCGTGGTATTCAGACAAAAACTAAGGTTAGGGTATTGGATGGTACCAATAAGTTCATCAATACCGTTACCGTTTTGGATGAAAAGGGCCGCGTTCTGCAAACCCTTTCGGCGAATACCTTAGGAGCAAGTACTTCGGTGACCAATCAGTATGATTTTGCTGGTAAGGTCCGGGGAACGGTATATAAAGAAAGCCGGCAGATTCTTGTGACACCAACTCCCATCCCGGTTTATGCTACAAAAGCGTATACCGTTGTTTCAAAATACGAATTTGATCACGCGGCCCGTCCAAAGCGGACGATCAAGAATGTGATTAATGAAGAAACCCCTAATCAGTCACTTCCCCCGGTAGTCATTACTACGGGTGAACGGGTTATTTCTGAACACACCTATGATGATTTAGGCCAGTTATTATCCAAAACTTTGGCTCCAGGCTATGCAGGTCCTAATGGCCCTTTCCTGGAGAAGCTGGACTATGAGTACAATATTCGGGGTTGGATGACAGGAATCAATAAGGAATATGCCATTGACCCCAACCGGACCGATCGGTTCTTTGGAATGGAACTGGGGTATGACAAGCCTGGCAATTCCGGATTTGGAAATCTGCTTCGGAATGGAAACGTGGCGGGGATGGCCTGGAAAACAGCAGGGGATAACATCCTTCGGAAGTTTGATTATCTCTATGATAATGCAAACCGAATTACTCAGGCCAATTTCGGCCAAAAAAATACGGGAACTAGTGCATGGACAAAAGATCTCTTTGACTTCTCCATGAATCTGGTTCAGTACGATTATAACGGAAACATCACCCGGCTCGAACAAAATGGCGTCAATTTTAATGGCATTGTGGCCATGGATCGGATGAGTTATGGGTATGATGCGAACAGTAACCGATTAAAATGGGTAACGGAAGATGCACCGGGGGTAGATCATAAATTGGGTGACTTCACTGACAAGAACCAAGGTGCCGGGGTGATTGATTATACCTACGATTTTAATGGAAATCTTACCGGTGACTTGAATAAGGGTATTCAAACGGTAACATATAACTACCTTAATTTACCTGAAATAATAACAGTACCGGAAAAAGGATCGATCCGTTACATCTATGATGCCAACGGAAGCCGTTTACAAAAAATTGTAACAGATATTACACTCGCTACCGGCCCGGTGACTAACACCACCACATATAGTGGGCCTTTGACCTACACTCCCGGGAATGATGTGTATGTTTCTATCGAGGATGGACGAATTCGCTATGTAAAAAGTCTTGCTACACAACTTCCCGTTGCTTTTACCATTGATTATTTTATTAAAGATCACTTGGGGAATGTACGCATGGTGTTGACAGAGGAGGAACAGGTAGATACATACCCCGTAGCTACCATGGAAACGGCAACTACCGCCCTTGAAGACAAGTATTACCGGATTAGTAACAGAACAGACAAGCCCATTGAGTTACAGGGAAATACTCAGTATGACCAACGATATGGTCAAAAAATGAGCAAGCTTTCTACCCAGGGAACTGATAACCGGGTAGGTCCCTCAATCCTTCTGAAGGTAATGGCCGGTGATCTGGTACAAGCCAAAACGGATTATTATTACCGGGATAATGGTACCCAGGTAAACTCAACCAGTGTATTGACCGATCTTGTTAATAACCTGATCAACCACCTCAATGCAGGCAATGCGGGCGTAACGGCTAAAGCCCAGTCGGGTATCATTGGAAGCGCTGTCCAGGGTAATCCGGTTACCGGAAGTCTGGTGACACAACAGAACAGCGATTATGTTTCTACCCGACCCAAGGCATTCATCAATTATATAGTTTTTGACGAAGGGTTTAACCCCATCAGTAAAGGAGTCAAACAGGTTCAGGCCAACGGGCCCCTGCAGGCGCCATTGGTATTGAACGATGTTAACATTACGAAGAATGGCTGGATTTATGTGTTCGTCAATAATGAAAGCCAGCAACCAGTCTATTTTGATAACTTCCAAATTGTACATAACAGGGGTCATATTCTTGAGGAGAATCACTATTCTCCCTTCGGTCTCACTCTAAAAGCCATTTCTCCAAGAGCCCTGAGTGTGAACCCGGTCAATTTCCACAAGTTCAGCGACAAAGAGTTTCAGAGTGAAGAATTTTCGGATGGTACCAGTTTGGATGAGTATGATTTTGGAGCCAGACAATACAACCCCCAGATCGGGCGCTGGAATAGTATTGATCCTAAAGCAGATGAATTTCCCAATTCCTCGCCGTACGCCTATGCAGCCAATAATCCCACCCTGCTGGTTGACAAAGACGGCAAATTTGTACACCTGATATTGAAATATGGAATCAATGTAGGGATCAATATTGGTATCCAAATGATCACGGCTTACATGTTTGACCCCAATGTAAAGTCCTGGGGAGATGCATGGGATAAGGCCAGTGTTTGGGATGCTTTATGGGAAAGTGCCAGTGATATGATCGGAAACAGAGCGCTTCGAATGGCCGGAGATGGTATTATGGGCATGTTCCATTACATGGATGATGTGGGTTTTAGAAATATCACTGGGACTGGATTAATGAAGGCTGGTTTCATGGGAATTTTAGAACCGCTGGTGTATAAATATATTGGGAAGTATGGTGCGGTGGCTGTAGAGAAGGGCTTAAAAAAGATGGGCATTGATCAAAACAGCATCAATCGGTTATTGGGTCGAAAAGCACCCCAGCCAAAACCAAAAATTGACATGAAGGCTGGAAAGACGTTCTCAATGTCAAAAGCGGATAAAAATAAATATAGCCCCAATAGCTACAGAGACAATTTGAAAACACTTACTGGCGTCGATCCAGGTTCCAAAGTCGAGGCACATCATATTTTCCCTAAGGCGGACGAGTTTAAGAACTTTTTTGATAGGGTTGGCATTGATGTCAATGATCCAATACATATGCAGTGGTGGGATAGGGCTGGACATAACCCCAATGCACAAAAATACAATGCTGAATGGAGGGCGTTTATGCGATTAAATCCAAACGCGGATAAAAATGCGGTACTTCAATTTGGACGTGATATAATGAGTAAGTATGGTTTGAATGTATTTTTTTAA
- a CDS encoding Hpt domain-containing protein has translation MSEYNDSIDLSYLQRIGKNDPRFILQMLQSFASTNQLIREGLSSALKDRDHQALAEELHKLVFALGVIGAKHALTQVRGLEERVKNREIDHQELKKACIQLDQALELLSQEAHTRSNELNELI, from the coding sequence ATGTCAGAATATAACGACTCCATCGATTTGAGCTACCTGCAAAGGATCGGGAAAAATGACCCCCGATTCATCCTTCAAATGCTACAGTCATTTGCGAGTACAAACCAATTGATCCGGGAAGGCCTATCATCGGCGCTAAAGGACCGGGACCATCAGGCTTTGGCGGAAGAATTGCACAAACTCGTTTTTGCCCTGGGTGTCATTGGAGCCAAGCATGCACTGACGCAGGTGCGTGGGCTGGAGGAAAGGGTAAAGAACAGAGAGATCGACCATCAGGAGCTGAAAAAGGCCTGTATCCAACTTGACCAGGCGCTCGAGCTGCTTTCGCAGGAAGCCCATACACGGAGCAATGAACTCAATGAACTAATCTAA
- a CDS encoding cyclase family protein, giving the protein MRTLFYLLLVVLTACQTKTPGERSLSSLRWIDLTYTFDSTTLYWPNNLKGFQHSTDAEGKTELGYFYSSYSICTPEHGGTHLDAPVHFAEGKLTADQLPLTSLTGDAVVIDVSSNAQANRDYLISISDIEAWEKEQGVLPDNTIVLFKTGYGKFYPDRGKYFGSPKMGLEAIPELHFPGIDPVAAQWLVDKRKVKAVGLDTPSIDFGQSKDFKAHQVLMGANRPAFENVANLDQLPAKGIYVVALPMKIGKGSGGPLRIIAGVE; this is encoded by the coding sequence ATGCGTACGCTCTTTTACCTCCTTCTAGTTGTGCTGACGGCCTGTCAAACCAAAACACCCGGGGAGAGATCCTTATCCTCGTTGCGGTGGATCGACCTGACCTATACCTTTGACAGCACCACTCTTTATTGGCCCAATAACCTCAAGGGATTTCAGCACAGTACGGATGCAGAGGGCAAAACGGAGCTTGGTTATTTTTATTCCTCTTATTCGATTTGCACTCCCGAGCATGGAGGTACACATCTTGATGCGCCGGTTCATTTTGCCGAAGGGAAATTAACAGCCGACCAACTTCCTCTTACCAGTCTTACCGGAGATGCGGTAGTGATCGATGTAAGCTCCAATGCCCAGGCCAACCGTGACTACCTGATTTCCATTTCCGATATTGAAGCGTGGGAGAAAGAGCAAGGAGTACTGCCCGATAATACAATCGTGCTATTCAAGACAGGTTACGGGAAATTTTATCCCGACCGGGGAAAATATTTTGGTTCTCCGAAGATGGGATTGGAAGCAATTCCTGAATTGCATTTCCCAGGTATTGATCCGGTTGCGGCCCAATGGCTGGTGGATAAACGCAAGGTAAAGGCAGTGGGCCTTGATACACCCAGTATTGATTTCGGGCAGTCGAAGGATTTTAAAGCACATCAGGTGTTGATGGGAGCAAACAGACCCGCTTTTGAAAATGTGGCCAACCTCGATCAGTTACCTGCCAAAGGAATATATGTAGTGGCTTTGCCCATGAAGATCGGAAAAGGCAGCGGCGGTCCGTTAAGGATCATTGCGGGAGTGGAGTGA
- a CDS encoding response regulator transcription factor, with translation MYLLLIDNEPEVRGVLRTMVESWNQGRFQIAEADGVASGLEMVRTLNPSIVLLDVEMDDGTGFDLLEKLPHPSFQLIFTTAHNQYAIQAFRCSALDYLLKPVDPLELSQSLDRALEQLTQQTLQQQLEVLMRQLKNEKEAEKQIVLKDIDKTYFVRISDILYCEAAGSYTKFHLVDGGPIFVSRNLRSYEELLSPYGFFRTHHSCLVNPNKIKLYDRKADSGMLLLEGGKSIPVSQRKKDMVLHLLEKR, from the coding sequence ATGTATCTATTGTTAATCGATAATGAGCCGGAAGTACGCGGTGTTTTGCGCACGATGGTGGAGAGCTGGAACCAGGGACGTTTTCAGATCGCCGAAGCAGATGGTGTGGCTTCAGGGTTGGAGATGGTCCGGACACTGAATCCATCGATTGTACTGCTCGATGTGGAAATGGATGACGGAACAGGTTTTGATCTCCTGGAAAAATTACCTCACCCTTCCTTTCAACTCATATTCACTACGGCGCATAACCAGTATGCGATCCAGGCCTTTCGGTGCAGCGCGCTCGATTACCTGCTAAAACCAGTTGACCCGCTCGAATTATCACAAAGTCTTGACCGGGCCCTCGAGCAATTAACACAACAGACCCTACAGCAGCAATTGGAGGTGTTGATGCGGCAATTGAAAAATGAAAAGGAAGCCGAAAAACAGATCGTATTAAAAGATATTGACAAAACATATTTTGTCAGGATTAGTGATATACTGTACTGCGAAGCGGCTGGCTCCTATACCAAATTCCATCTGGTCGATGGCGGACCGATATTTGTCAGCCGTAACCTCCGTTCCTATGAGGAATTGTTAAGCCCTTATGGCTTTTTTCGCACACACCACTCCTGTTTGGTCAATCCCAATAAGATCAAACTCTATGACCGCAAAGCGGATAGCGGCATGCTCCTGCTGGAAGGCGGTAAATCTATCCCGGTCTCACAGCGGAAAAAAGATATGGTACTTCACCTGCTGGAAAAACGTTGA
- a CDS encoding nuclear transport factor 2 family protein: MTPKQLLQRWVDLFNQYDADGLAGLYHENCVNHQIASGKFEGRERIREMFREEFSKYEMVCIVENIFEDGNVGILEWRDPKGLRGCGFFWIENDQIVFQRGYWDRLSFMEQQAK, from the coding sequence TTGACTCCCAAACAACTTCTCCAACGATGGGTTGACCTTTTCAACCAATACGATGCCGATGGCCTGGCCGGGTTATATCATGAAAATTGTGTCAACCACCAGATCGCTTCCGGCAAATTTGAAGGGCGGGAAAGGATACGCGAAATGTTCCGCGAAGAATTCTCCAAATACGAAATGGTTTGTATCGTAGAAAACATCTTTGAAGACGGCAATGTCGGTATCCTCGAATGGCGCGATCCGAAGGGACTACGGGGCTGTGGATTCTTTTGGATAGAAAACGACCAGATCGTTTTTCAACGAGGGTATTGGGACCGGTTGTCGTTTATGGAACAACAAGCCAAATAA
- a CDS encoding response regulator transcription factor, translating to MGKTRLYFVDDHKMVIDMWTTLLSADPRYEIVGKAFDGETALAEIKDLYPHIILLDISMPGLSGVPLLKQIKALMPAVKVLSVSMHTNIAMVKNILQNGARGYVSKTSTYDEMITAIESVKNGDTFISADIKEQIIGNVIKNEEAEPDINSLTRRELEIAQMIKEGLTSKEISERLFISLRTVEVHRHNLFKKLNVRNAAGLINLINQ from the coding sequence ATGGGAAAGACAAGATTATACTTTGTAGATGACCACAAGATGGTGATCGACATGTGGACCACCCTGCTTAGTGCAGACCCTCGCTACGAAATCGTAGGTAAAGCCTTTGATGGAGAAACCGCCCTGGCCGAGATCAAAGATCTCTATCCCCATATCATTCTTCTCGATATCAGCATGCCCGGTTTATCGGGTGTTCCGCTGTTAAAACAAATCAAGGCTCTCATGCCCGCTGTAAAAGTGTTGTCGGTTTCTATGCACACGAATATCGCCATGGTAAAAAACATTTTACAGAATGGTGCCAGGGGATATGTTTCCAAAACATCAACCTATGACGAGATGATCACCGCGATCGAATCGGTGAAGAATGGCGATACATTTATCAGTGCCGATATCAAGGAACAGATCATCGGCAATGTGATCAAGAATGAAGAAGCCGAACCCGATATCAACTCACTTACCCGACGCGAACTCGAGATCGCGCAAATGATCAAAGAAGGCCTCACCTCCAAAGAGATCTCCGAGCGCCTCTTTATCTCCCTCCGGACAGTGGAAGTCCACCGGCACAACCTTTTTAAAAAACTCAATGTTAGAAATGCGGCAGGGCTGATCAATTTGATTAATCAGTGA
- a CDS encoding IPT/TIG domain-containing protein, with product MKKTRILVLMGLSLSVLLSCKKDKSEPLPPPPPPPDLTPVITGISPSSGGYNTSLTITGTHFSSTASSNTVSIGGITVPVTAATDSQLTVTVPQLLSTGGGAVVVTTSHGKDTGDHFTYSPDIYIVGREKGTDNISRPKLWINGTATSLPIGANGGEATSVFVTTTDVVVGGIEETSTSSEPRVWLNGVSSSLPHLGQGGQIRGVWLNGSNIYAAGFAYGTSGWSLARTWLNSSGTNLTSGSASDANAMGIVMVGADQYVCGSEDIGGRSVARLWRNGVPTSLSNSSNNCYAVGIAVSGTDIYVVGYEMLSTGERVKVWINGVETTYAGEANLRDRPNSITVYKGDVYVAGNDESMLSGMKRPKFWKNGVAYVLEPTSYGDAKAIAVCGENIYVAVAGNLSSGPRVKVYKNGTPTEITSGVTDAYPSGIALR from the coding sequence ATGAAAAAGACAAGAATCCTCGTCCTGATGGGACTATCGCTCTCTGTACTTCTTTCCTGTAAAAAGGATAAATCGGAACCGCTTCCACCTCCTCCGCCGCCGCCAGACCTTACCCCGGTTATTACGGGTATCAGTCCAAGCAGCGGTGGATACAATACAAGTCTCACGATAACCGGTACCCATTTTAGTTCTACAGCCTCAAGTAACACGGTGAGCATTGGCGGAATCACCGTACCCGTTACAGCAGCTACCGACAGCCAACTCACCGTTACCGTCCCGCAGCTCCTCTCCACCGGAGGGGGTGCTGTGGTCGTCACCACTTCGCACGGGAAGGATACCGGCGACCACTTTACCTATTCGCCCGACATTTATATTGTGGGCAGGGAAAAAGGAACTGATAATATTAGCCGGCCAAAACTCTGGATCAACGGCACCGCTACATCGCTTCCCATTGGAGCAAACGGAGGAGAGGCGACCTCTGTCTTCGTTACCACCACCGATGTGGTGGTAGGAGGCATTGAAGAAACATCCACTTCATCTGAACCCAGGGTATGGTTGAATGGTGTTTCCAGTTCACTGCCACACCTCGGCCAGGGAGGTCAGATCCGTGGGGTATGGCTGAATGGAAGTAATATCTATGCGGCCGGCTTTGCCTATGGTACATCAGGCTGGAGTCTGGCACGTACCTGGTTAAACTCATCCGGCACCAATCTTACCTCTGGATCAGCCTCCGATGCCAATGCCATGGGAATTGTCATGGTTGGCGCTGACCAGTATGTTTGTGGTAGTGAGGATATCGGCGGTCGTTCGGTGGCACGTTTATGGAGAAACGGAGTGCCCACCTCACTCAGTAATTCCAGCAATAACTGCTATGCGGTCGGCATTGCCGTGTCTGGAACAGATATCTATGTCGTAGGGTATGAGATGCTGTCTACAGGTGAACGCGTGAAGGTATGGATCAATGGCGTGGAAACGACTTATGCTGGGGAAGCCAACCTTCGCGATCGCCCCAATAGCATCACGGTTTACAAAGGTGATGTTTATGTGGCCGGAAATGATGAAAGCATGCTTAGCGGTATGAAAAGACCTAAGTTTTGGAAAAATGGAGTTGCTTATGTGTTGGAACCAACCTCCTATGGCGATGCAAAGGCCATAGCGGTTTGCGGAGAAAATATCTATGTGGCAGTCGCGGGCAACCTCAGTTCAGGCCCCCGGGTCAAAGTGTACAAAAACGGAACACCCACTGAGATCACCAGTGGAGTAACAGATGCATACCCGTCCGGTATCGCGCTCAGATAG